DNA from Quercus lobata isolate SW786 chromosome 1, ValleyOak3.0 Primary Assembly, whole genome shotgun sequence:
ttatcTCAAAAATGCTCCACATCAGTGCTTCTAAACTTGTGCATATTTGCACATTTGCTATAGTAGCCGTGCATCTGTAGATCTTGTatctaatattttaataatttctcaGTCTTCATTGTCTCTCTTCCTTGGCTGTGTCCGTCCCCAATTTGCTGCAAATTCACCCCACACCAtccaatcaccaccaccacaattCATCACAATCCATGATAttccaatcacaaaatcaatcaaaaacaaaggaaaatcaatccaaacccaaaatcaatggAAAACTCAACAActtaaaactcaaaatcaaactttcaacacaaaacccatcaacccaaacccaaaaaaagccACTGTCGTCGCCACCGCCATGGAGAGCATGCTGCCATcggaaaacccatcccaaaaacaACCAAACCCATAAGAAAACCCAATGGAAAACCTCAAAACCCACCAGTGCCGCCGATATAACCTTGGATCTGTCGCCGGAGCCATCAGTATGATGTTCTGTGCGGCAGCTTGGGATGAGAGGGAGGTAGAGAGGGAGAGTTGAGAAAGAGAGCACCGTgactttttttagaagaaagaaaGCACCGTGAGTCTAAGAGattgagatgagagagagatataataaaaaaataataataataaggattatttaaataaaatgaagtgtataatagacaaactgatgtgagtgtttttttttttttttttgaggggaactgatgtgagtgttttgtaaaaataagagtgtataatagaaaaagtaggttttttgtgtaaaatagacggaatctTTTGCACATACTGATGTAATTGCTCAAGACACATCTTCAGAGGAAAGGAGGACAGAAATGACAGAAATTCCCAGCATAGAGCCTCATCAATCTTTAACGATGACTAACCCAACAAGCCAACACTCTCTGAATCACCCATGcacaaacataattttttgaaagtcCCTTGCACAAACAAAATGCCCAACCAGATTTAGTGGATTAACATGTTAGAAGAGACGACTAAGCAATACTCCAGAAACAAGAAAAATCTTAGAAAACTAAATCCATCTAGCTCAAGCTTTTCACTTATAACAAACATATTTCTGTTTGCATTGCCAAAAGTCTAGCTTTCCATGCACAGGGATGTTACAAAAAGCATCAAATACATCTAGAAATAACTGATTCGGAAACAAATGACATCCAAAGCTAACTATGCCGATGGAGAAGAACTTGAAATCACTGGGCATCAACCAAACAAGGATATCAGAGTACGAGTGGTTAGGCAAGCAACACCTATTACTAATTGATATGCATCAAGACACTTGAGCCTCCGTTTTTGGGACAGTTTCTGGAGATTTAGTCAAGTTGGGAGCACTTTCTGTTGATTTCGTTAAGTTTGGAATGTACCTCCAACAACGCTTGTGAACTCCACTTATTTTCTTTGGTGCATCTGCCGCAGCCGTGCCTGCATTAAATTATTGAATCAACTAAACCTTTGACCTTGGAATAGACAAAGCTAAACAAGTACCAATCAGCATGAAATAGATGCAGAAAAGTGCCATTTGGCCAACCATCATGTAAGAACATCAATCTTGCTACTggaagaaaaaatcacaagccAGATCAAATTATCATgaccttttgtttttgataaatcaAATTATCCCGGCCTTATTCTTGATGCCAATGATTTAGGTCGCCTCTTTTTCCTGAACAAATTAGTATACATCTTATTTTAATATcatgtaaaactcgattttgtaGTGCATATATCACTGAATTAAAGgccttctttttttcccctttattgGACCATTAACATGAGACAAACTAAGCTAAGAATTGTTTATTGGCCTTCCAGGATACCATATTTCATATGCACTCATGGTAAACAATTCTATCAGACATCAAAATATTCCCTAAGGAAGTGTATATACAAAGCATTGAGGCCACCATAACTTATGATGAATCAACCATCAACCAGAAGAATTCGTATAGAATGAtgaaatatatatgttttcaCATTATGATTACTAACAAGAATAATGCTAGTAtcacaacaaaacccacaacttGCCCACATAGCGAGTTGTGAGTGGTAGAGTTGGAGACCCACATGGACCCACTActcacaacttgccacatggGCAGGTTGAGGCACGAGTTGTGGGTTTCCAAAAAGATTGTGAAAAGgccaaataaaaattgatatttattaatcagaaaagttaaaataaaacattagaCATCACATTTGCAGTGGCAAGCCCAGATTATCATCTCATCAATTTGATGactattaaatatttaaacaacTGTTGACAATATTTATAGAGAACACAAGTTTGTATCAAAATGTTTCATATGCAGGGCACTCTTGGAACACTATCaaacaacaagaaaaagaaaatcaaaatgaagaGAGGGTGGGACCTACAAAAGTCACAAATACTATTACACTTCATCACTTATATGTAAACTTCTTTCTTTGCAACATTAAAGTGGCAGAAGGGGATTCAAACCCTAGGATTGTCTCCATTGACAACATTAGGaaatgacattttaccaaaatttcTAACAGTGCAGCTTACTGTTTGAACACTAACATGCAGCTGGTACACAGAAACAACTGGTAAAAGATTACGATCTTCTTGAATCACAAATTTTCAGAATTTAACAGATTAGTAAGCACAACTGCGACTTAGAActcaattgaaaatttcttaCAGAATTCTTTGCCATTTTCTCTGCAACCCAATTTCTCAGGGCAGAGATTTATGTGTATATCAAGGTCCGCAACATCAAAATATTTAAACAGCTACAGAAAGTCCTACTAAACCCAATAGAAATAACTTAAACAAGACAAACAGTTCCCTCACATAAGTGACAttccttttatattctttacagggtgcaacaacaacaaaagtagCAGCCAGGACAATAACACTAAGCAATGAAAACACTAAATTCCCTTATtcaacagagaaaaaaaaaatctctagcTAGTTAAAGTAACAAAAACAGCAGCAAGTGCAGTGACACCAAATCTAATACCAATATCAAAAACCAAATGTGGAAAATTTAAGAGCAGAATAACCAAACACTCACCTTCCTTATGAACAATTCCCCACGCCTTGCCATGCTTACCATCCTGCAACAACCacataaaccctaaacccttaaAACCAtgagttgcaaaaaaaaaaaaaaaaaaaaaaaaaaaaaaaaaaaggattaaaattTGACTTAAACCCTTTGTTTGGCAGTCGAGAAATTGTAGAAAaagaacataaattttttttttttaacactatatatatatcttgctATAAGACTAGTCTTTTCAGTCTAATACAACTATTCAATTTCGATGAACTGAGTTTCGCATTGTTACAAACAACAAATCAGAGACTTTCCATTTCATTTCTCAcaattatttttctcaaaatcgaaacaaaacagaaatggaaaacacagagagagagagagagagagagagagagagagaccttgtAGAGATTGATCTTGGTGATCTGGTAAGAGACGCCAGTCCAGTGAGTCTTGGCCATGTGGTATCCGAGTCCCCAATTGGGCAAAAACTGAGCCACCTCGAAcaggttcttcttcttttttcgtTTGGGTTTTTTCGAGGCcgaggaagaagatgaagcaGTAGTAGTAGGGTTATTCGCTGAAGCAGTACTGAAGCTTCTGAGGAAGTTGAAAGAGAGCTTCAAGAGGCTTTGGCTTCGATCGCTCGCAGCTCTGTTTGCCAGAGCTGTCGCCATTTTTGGGTTTCGCTCTGTTCTCTCTCGCTCTCTATATCTCAGAATCTGAGCCTAGAGCGACTGCGAAGTGAAAGAGTTTGAGgttttactttattttggaATAACCTCGTCAGTTTAAGATATTGATAAATTGGCCCCCCCTAACTTTGTATGTTTTCACTCTTTTTGTTAAACCCAGGgggctttttttttatatacagcCAACAGAAgtgaaagaaaatgagaaaggtttttagttttattcattttctttttttgatggtgATTTTTTGAGTTAATCAAACATTTTTCAAACAAGACAAAAAGAGTTCATTTTTCaagcaaaacaaagaaaatttttttttaataggaaaaaaaaaaatgacttttttgtttttttaagtaatgCTACCATCACAAATTCTTTTACCGTTTGATGTGTCCTAtttattattggttttcatttaaactcatcattaacatttttttttatttatcaataatcattCACCACATCAGctgtttgtaaaaatttttgtaaacaaaaagataaatcaAACACATTTGGTGTAATTTAggtacaatttttaaaaataaatatactttttatatcgttgaaaattttatttgggCATTTGGAAGCCCATTTTGTCTTTCATTCGTTTTTGCATTCCAAAACTTTGCACTTCAGCTTCAATGGCTCTTGGTCCTTCCTTCCATGTCCCAGCAAAACTCCCACAACTCTACAATCCTTTGGTCAGCTTCGATGGCACTCGGTCCTTCCTTCCATGTCCAAAGGCTCTACAATTTGCAGCGGAATTGGGCTTTAGCTCGATGTATGCTTTTAGACTTTGCACACGGATCTTTGTTTTCTATTGTCCAAGCTGACATTATTggt
Protein-coding regions in this window:
- the LOC115985867 gene encoding uncharacterized protein LOC115985867, with the translated sequence MATALANRAASDRSQSLLKLSFNFLRSFSTASANNPTTTASSSSSASKKPKRKKKKNLFEVAQFLPNWGLGYHMAKTHWTGVSYQITKINLYKDGKHGKAWGIVHKEGTAAADAPKKISGVHKRCWRYIPNLTKSTESAPNLTKSPETVPKTEAQVS